A window of Rhizobium acidisoli contains these coding sequences:
- a CDS encoding right-handed parallel beta-helix repeat-containing protein, giving the protein MPAILRKKIHGASTRGQVIDGAEDIGVAYQVFSDTVVEDVVVKNSPRGFKFHNGKNLVVRRCETENVNGDGIYLTMTSNVLLENNRVGAAPGQGADCCQFAYENKDSYISSNVVVRGNLFLQRPTSTSNKGALVCGRTRNYLVEYNFIGGKNFSFSSIGDDAVVRSNIMRDGRMNDYSFGYGVGDQVSHGGHHVYDNRIENSNRGVSLSGYSDQNLAFRKDMNIHDNVISECDIAFFANRPWSGSFRRNIFLRCKQGILLKGNGEATAGDVDGNYVNDGSFLNVTPPPLRVKPDGKASVSSGEWTSEPDEIRIQWRNKGIDIPGANRPSITVEAGMELSCVLLARKEQNWMLAIAETAYDDFTPRAWQENMLPWQKRYFSI; this is encoded by the coding sequence ATGCCCGCCATCTTGCGAAAGAAAATTCATGGAGCATCCACACGGGGGCAGGTCATCGACGGTGCTGAGGATATCGGCGTCGCTTATCAGGTCTTTTCCGACACCGTGGTCGAAGACGTGGTGGTCAAGAATTCTCCGCGCGGCTTCAAATTTCACAATGGCAAGAATCTTGTCGTAAGGCGCTGCGAAACAGAAAATGTGAATGGCGACGGCATTTACCTTACGATGACGTCGAATGTTTTGCTGGAAAACAACCGCGTCGGCGCAGCGCCCGGCCAGGGAGCGGATTGTTGCCAATTCGCCTACGAAAACAAAGATAGCTATATAAGTTCCAATGTCGTGGTCCGGGGCAACCTTTTTCTACAAAGGCCGACCAGCACCTCGAACAAGGGGGCGCTGGTTTGCGGCAGGACCCGAAACTACCTGGTTGAATATAATTTCATCGGCGGGAAAAATTTTTCTTTTTCATCGATCGGCGACGATGCGGTCGTGCGCAGTAATATCATGCGCGATGGCAGGATGAACGATTATTCCTTCGGCTATGGAGTTGGCGATCAAGTCAGCCATGGCGGCCACCATGTTTATGACAACAGGATCGAGAACAGCAATCGCGGCGTGAGTTTGAGCGGTTATTCCGATCAGAATCTGGCATTCCGCAAAGATATGAATATCCACGATAACGTCATCAGCGAATGTGACATCGCTTTTTTCGCCAATCGACCATGGTCCGGAAGCTTTCGGCGCAACATATTCCTGCGCTGCAAGCAGGGCATTCTGCTGAAGGGAAACGGGGAGGCGACTGCGGGGGACGTTGACGGCAACTATGTCAATGACGGCAGCTTTCTGAACGTCACTCCGCCGCCGCTTCGCGTCAAGCCCGACGGAAAGGCTTCCGTTTCTTCAGGTGAATGGACATCCGAGCCCGACGAAATCCGCATCCAGTGGCGTAACAAGGGGATCGATATACCGGGCGCCAACCGGCCATCTATAACGGTCGAAGCCGGCATGGAATTGTCATGCGTCTTGCTCGCCCGCAAGGAGCAGAATTGGATGTTGGCGATCGCTGAGACTGCTTATGACGATTTCACGCCGCGCGCGTGGCAGGAAAACATGCTGCCCTGGCAGAAGCGGTATTTCTCGATTTGA
- a CDS encoding acyltransferase family protein, with protein sequence MITHRQDIDGLRAVAVIFVILYHCGFDRILPGGFIGVDIFFVISGFLITKIILAEASDGRFSIGNFYSRRAKRILPAVIAMYAVVMAVSYFTMLPDESLRVFKSVTSSALFASNAYFYLTTGYFDDSAEFNPVLHTWSLSVEEQFYVIFPLIVMAASRYGRRATGIAIAGLFAASIIASIIAVPINRSAAFYLVQYRAWELLVGSLIAAPALTKFADMRINNALSAIGALAIGFSALLLSKTSEFPGLMALPATAGTALIIWAGPGTLVSRLLSLRVATSIGLISYSLYLWHWPIWVFSNQYGAWEHGWQLVPVALSFVVAYFSWRFIETPFRTMRYRPLVSVAAGAASIASVAMLAFVGQLAADQMKDDNKLVERVAEFADYDPSKAFRSGKCFLTSNDGIEKYDRDTCLVLSNNQQNIALIGDSHAAHLYPGLKTLPGTNVLQANASGCRPTLEAEGEERCLELMNYVFKEFLPSHKVDVLVLAGRWTEDDVKLIRKTVDYLSPFAKKIVVFGPVAEYKSSLPRLLAHSLYEKQPFHAADHLAPRQRIGVEIHDALAGSGAMYISTYKTMCNPDCIVWTKSGDPVQFDYGHFTADGSRLLISKVKQDLTVQR encoded by the coding sequence ATGATTACGCATCGTCAAGATATCGACGGCCTGCGAGCCGTAGCCGTCATTTTTGTGATTCTTTATCACTGCGGATTTGATCGCATTCTCCCCGGCGGATTTATCGGGGTGGACATTTTTTTCGTGATATCGGGCTTCCTGATTACAAAAATAATCCTCGCCGAAGCGAGCGATGGCCGATTTTCGATCGGCAATTTCTATAGCCGTCGAGCGAAACGAATTCTTCCCGCAGTCATAGCCATGTACGCTGTCGTGATGGCGGTTTCGTATTTTACGATGCTGCCTGACGAAAGCCTGAGGGTCTTCAAGTCTGTGACGTCGTCCGCGCTCTTTGCGTCCAATGCCTACTTCTATTTGACGACCGGATATTTCGATGATTCCGCGGAATTCAATCCGGTCCTGCACACATGGTCGTTGTCGGTCGAAGAGCAGTTCTACGTCATTTTTCCGCTGATCGTCATGGCAGCGAGCCGGTATGGGCGCAGGGCGACCGGGATAGCCATAGCGGGACTTTTCGCAGCCAGCATCATTGCTTCCATTATCGCTGTTCCAATCAACCGCTCTGCAGCTTTCTATCTCGTGCAATATCGCGCGTGGGAGCTGCTGGTAGGCTCCCTCATCGCAGCACCGGCATTGACGAAATTTGCCGATATGCGGATCAACAATGCGCTTTCGGCAATCGGCGCCTTGGCGATCGGCTTCAGCGCACTGCTATTGTCGAAAACCTCTGAGTTTCCCGGGTTGATGGCCTTGCCCGCGACGGCAGGGACGGCTCTGATCATCTGGGCGGGTCCAGGCACGCTGGTCAGCAGGCTTCTATCATTGCGGGTCGCCACCTCGATAGGTTTGATCTCGTATTCCCTTTATCTGTGGCATTGGCCGATCTGGGTGTTTTCGAACCAGTACGGGGCGTGGGAGCATGGCTGGCAATTGGTGCCCGTCGCTTTGAGTTTTGTCGTCGCATATTTCTCGTGGCGATTTATCGAAACGCCCTTCCGAACGATGCGATACCGGCCTCTGGTGTCCGTAGCCGCCGGGGCTGCCTCAATTGCCTCAGTAGCAATGCTGGCATTCGTCGGGCAGCTCGCCGCCGATCAAATGAAGGACGACAACAAGCTCGTTGAGCGGGTGGCGGAATTTGCCGATTACGACCCCTCGAAAGCCTTCCGCAGTGGAAAATGCTTCCTCACGTCAAACGACGGCATCGAAAAATACGATCGCGACACCTGCCTGGTTCTCTCAAATAATCAGCAAAACATAGCGCTCATCGGTGATAGTCACGCTGCGCACCTATATCCCGGCTTGAAGACGCTGCCGGGGACAAACGTCCTTCAAGCCAACGCATCAGGATGCCGCCCTACTCTTGAAGCCGAAGGCGAAGAGCGCTGCCTGGAGCTCATGAACTACGTCTTCAAAGAGTTTTTGCCGAGCCACAAGGTCGATGTTCTCGTGTTGGCCGGACGCTGGACGGAAGATGACGTCAAACTCATCAGAAAGACGGTGGACTACCTGTCCCCCTTTGCCAAAAAGATCGTCGTCTTCGGACCAGTGGCAGAATATAAATCTTCGTTGCCGCGGCTGCTGGCTCACAGTCTCTATGAGAAGCAGCCATTTCATGCCGCCGACCATTTGGCGCCTCGGCAGCGCATCGGTGTGGAGATTCACGACGCATTGGCCGGAAGCGGAGCAATGTACATCTCCACCTATAAGACCATGTGCAACCCCGACTGTATCGTGTGGACAAAAAGCGGGGACCCGGTGCAATTCGACTACGGGCACTTCACCGCTGACGGCTCCCGCCTGTTGATTTCAAAGGTCAAACAGGACCTCACCGTTCAACGGTGA
- a CDS encoding LacI family DNA-binding transcriptional regulator, which translates to MTTSIRHIAKLAGTSVSSVSRVLNNSGYASPELRHRVEAAIRTLNYTPSKGARMLRGAPSRMIGLMLPSIDVPFFGILAHAIEQELFQHGYQTLICSTAENMDHEARYISMLLAQRVDGVIVASAFGSIEHFGVLRDAGIPIIAIDRELSGIADDAVMADHEEGGRLMARHLIGLGHRAIAIVGAPAHSQPIQLRLQGITAEMAKDGITPAVVAMAEEHSFAETYRLARELLASRPEITAIIGTTDVSAIAAIHAVQDRGFSVPNDYSVVGFDDLPEAAYVFPRLTTVAQPIRNVGQQAARLLETLIEDQQTGDGSRAAAIVKVPVTLITRDSTGPVRSTML; encoded by the coding sequence GTGACGACCAGCATCAGACATATCGCCAAGCTCGCAGGAACGTCGGTCTCTTCGGTCTCGCGTGTGCTCAACAACAGCGGCTACGCCTCGCCTGAGCTCCGGCACCGCGTCGAGGCGGCGATCCGGACACTGAACTACACACCCAGCAAGGGTGCCCGTATGCTGCGCGGTGCACCAAGCCGGATGATCGGGCTGATGCTGCCGTCGATTGACGTGCCGTTCTTCGGTATCCTTGCCCATGCCATCGAGCAGGAACTGTTTCAGCACGGCTATCAGACGCTGATCTGCAGCACGGCGGAAAATATGGATCACGAGGCGCGCTATATTTCCATGCTGCTTGCCCAGCGCGTCGACGGCGTCATCGTCGCAAGCGCCTTCGGCAGCATCGAGCATTTCGGGGTGCTGCGGGATGCCGGTATTCCGATCATCGCCATCGACCGCGAGCTGAGCGGCATCGCCGACGACGCTGTGATGGCCGATCACGAAGAAGGCGGACGGCTGATGGCGCGCCATCTGATCGGCCTCGGCCACCGGGCGATCGCCATCGTCGGGGCGCCGGCACACAGCCAGCCGATCCAGCTCCGGCTCCAGGGCATCACGGCGGAAATGGCGAAAGACGGCATCACGCCTGCCGTCGTGGCGATGGCGGAAGAGCACAGCTTTGCCGAGACCTACCGGCTGGCGCGCGAATTGCTGGCGTCTCGGCCTGAAATCACCGCGATCATCGGCACCACCGACGTTTCGGCGATTGCGGCAATCCATGCCGTCCAGGATCGCGGATTTTCGGTTCCGAACGATTATTCGGTCGTGGGCTTCGACGACCTGCCGGAGGCGGCCTACGTCTTCCCACGACTGACAACGGTCGCACAGCCGATCCGCAATGTCGGGCAGCAGGCAGCGCGGCTGCTGGAAACGCTGATCGAGGACCAGCAAACAGGAGACGGATCTCGAGCGGCTGCGATCGTCAAAGTGCCGGTCACGCTGATTACGCGCGATTCCACCGGCCCCGTCCGCAGCACCATGCTCTAG
- a CDS encoding esterase/lipase family protein, whose protein sequence is MSDTVILFHGIARTKKSMGKLAAFLSGKGYRVVNVGYPSTRFSIGDLVDIVRPQIDAAAKEAGDGHVHFIGYSMGGLLIRAFLRNHRPSNLGRVVMVGTPNNGSEIADFLKTWPLYRKFYGPAGQQLITDQTAMTKLFGTVDYELGIIAGNRTIDPVSSLIIGLRIPNDGKVSVESTRLDGAAAHIVIPANHTFLPVNKTMWRQALSFLQDGRFAS, encoded by the coding sequence ATGAGCGACACGGTCATCCTTTTTCACGGCATTGCCCGGACGAAGAAAAGCATGGGGAAGCTCGCGGCCTTCCTGTCCGGCAAGGGATATCGGGTTGTGAATGTCGGTTACCCCTCCACCAGGTTTTCGATCGGCGACCTCGTCGACATCGTTCGGCCGCAGATCGACGCGGCTGCGAAGGAGGCAGGCGACGGCCATGTGCATTTCATCGGTTATTCGATGGGTGGGCTGCTTATCCGTGCTTTTCTCAGGAACCATCGCCCGTCGAATCTGGGAAGAGTGGTCATGGTCGGAACGCCGAACAATGGCAGTGAGATTGCCGATTTCCTCAAGACCTGGCCGCTCTACAGGAAATTCTATGGACCGGCAGGGCAGCAATTGATTACCGATCAAACCGCAATGACCAAGCTGTTCGGCACTGTCGATTACGAACTTGGCATCATCGCTGGGAACCGGACCATCGACCCGGTCTCTTCCCTGATCATCGGCCTCAGAATTCCGAATGATGGAAAGGTGTCGGTGGAGAGTACCCGTCTCGACGGCGCTGCGGCGCATATCGTCATTCCCGCCAACCACACTTTCTTGCCGGTCAACAAGACCATGTGGAGGCAAGCCCTGTCGTTTCTGCAGGATGGGCGGTTCGCAAGCTGA